Proteins found in one Brevibacillus brevis genomic segment:
- a CDS encoding AAA family ATPase, with the protein MEQLLQQMEKELVGQRQNIRLLLTALVAGGHVLLEGVPGIGKTKMVKTLSELMGGASKRVQFTPDMMPSDIIGHVVFNMQQNQFETIKGPVFANLLLADEINRTPPKTQAALLEAMEEGQVTIHGVTYLLPDPFFVVATQNPVEYEGTYVLPEAQLDRFLFKLTMSYPSHENEKQILAKHIPNKRSHERNQEPLFTWEAILEKRRELEEVVVDDSILEYITTLIRNTRETKRLLLGASSRAGIAVLMASKAWALLDNRKFVTPDDVKMVARPALRHRLILSPQVELEGGTSDHIIEETLAAIPVPR; encoded by the coding sequence GTGGAGCAATTGTTGCAACAAATGGAAAAAGAGCTGGTTGGTCAAAGGCAAAATATTCGGTTGCTGCTAACCGCTTTGGTTGCCGGTGGACACGTTTTGCTAGAAGGTGTACCCGGTATCGGAAAGACGAAAATGGTAAAGACCTTGTCGGAGTTGATGGGGGGCGCGAGTAAGCGCGTCCAGTTTACGCCTGACATGATGCCATCGGACATAATTGGTCATGTGGTGTTCAATATGCAGCAGAACCAGTTTGAGACAATCAAAGGTCCTGTTTTCGCCAACTTGCTGCTGGCGGACGAGATCAACCGGACTCCCCCGAAAACCCAAGCGGCCCTTTTAGAAGCCATGGAGGAGGGGCAAGTGACGATTCATGGTGTCACCTATCTTTTGCCAGATCCGTTTTTTGTCGTCGCTACGCAAAATCCGGTGGAGTATGAAGGAACGTATGTATTGCCGGAGGCTCAGCTCGATCGCTTTTTGTTCAAGCTAACGATGTCGTATCCTTCCCATGAAAATGAAAAGCAAATTCTCGCCAAACATATTCCCAACAAGCGCAGCCACGAACGTAATCAAGAGCCGCTCTTTACATGGGAGGCAATTTTGGAGAAGCGACGCGAATTAGAAGAAGTGGTTGTGGATGATTCGATTCTGGAGTACATTACGACATTGATTCGCAACACACGCGAAACGAAACGATTGCTCTTAGGTGCTAGCTCTCGTGCTGGAATTGCCGTGTTGATGGCGAGCAAAGCCTGGGCGCTTTTGGACAATCGCAAGTTTGTGACGCCGGATGACGTGAAGATGGTTGCCCGCCCTGCATTGCGGCACCGACTCATTCTGTCACCGCAGGTAGAATTGGAGGGGGGTACCAGTGACCACATCATCGAAGAGACGCTGGCGGCTATTCCAGTTCCTCGCTGA
- a CDS encoding glycosyltransferase family 4 protein produces the protein MKVIMVCTEKLPVPPIRGGAIQTYIAGIADILGRHHELTILGTSDPTLPKDEKVHNARYVRVDGQGVFEIYAREVAAFLSANTYDVIHVFNRPRMVPIIREVCPNARIILSMHNDMFDPVKIGQAEAARAVAETERIITISDYVGRVIASLYPEAANKLRTIYSGVNLDTFVPVEGSKTAQKIRQELRATHNLGNKQVILFVGRLTPKKGADILVRAMNELRSYHSNIALVLVGGSWYGENKISDYAAYVRSLANRSPVPVITTGFVPADQIHHWFWAGDIFVCPSQWEEPLARVHYEAMAAGLPFVTTKRGGNAEVIIGGNGLLVEQPEDPQAFAVQLKQLLSSRDLQRQMGRSGRQLAEQRFTWDRVARDVLDVWNNRGM, from the coding sequence ATGAAAGTTATCATGGTCTGTACAGAAAAATTGCCAGTCCCTCCTATACGAGGGGGAGCGATTCAGACTTATATTGCAGGGATTGCAGATATTCTAGGGAGGCATCACGAACTGACTATCCTGGGAACGTCGGATCCCACGCTACCAAAGGATGAAAAAGTTCACAATGCGCGTTATGTGCGAGTAGATGGTCAAGGTGTGTTCGAGATTTATGCACGCGAAGTAGCTGCTTTTCTGAGTGCGAACACCTATGATGTCATCCATGTTTTTAACCGACCGCGGATGGTTCCCATCATTCGTGAAGTATGCCCGAACGCACGTATTATTCTAAGTATGCACAATGATATGTTTGATCCGGTAAAAATAGGGCAGGCAGAAGCTGCTAGAGCGGTTGCTGAAACAGAACGGATCATCACCATCAGTGATTATGTCGGCCGGGTCATTGCCTCGTTGTATCCCGAAGCCGCAAACAAGCTTCGTACGATTTATTCCGGTGTAAACCTGGATACATTCGTTCCGGTAGAAGGATCCAAAACGGCGCAAAAGATTCGTCAGGAACTTCGGGCTACCCACAATCTGGGCAACAAACAAGTGATCTTGTTTGTTGGGCGATTGACGCCGAAAAAAGGGGCCGATATTCTGGTTCGTGCGATGAATGAACTCCGCTCCTACCATTCCAACATTGCTCTCGTTTTGGTTGGAGGGTCCTGGTACGGTGAAAATAAAATCAGTGACTATGCAGCATATGTACGCTCATTAGCGAATCGTTCGCCTGTTCCGGTTATTACAACGGGTTTTGTTCCGGCAGATCAGATTCACCACTGGTTCTGGGCGGGGGACATTTTTGTCTGTCCTTCACAATGGGAGGAACCACTGGCTCGTGTCCATTATGAAGCGATGGCTGCCGGTCTGCCTTTTGTCACGACAAAACGGGGTGGAAATGCTGAGGTGATCATCGGAGGCAATGGACTGTTGGTCGAGCAGCCGGAGGACCCTCAAGCGTTTGCTGTACAGCTAAAACAACTATTGTCCAGCCGCGACCTCCAACGTCAAATGGGGAGAAGTGGACGCCAGCTTGCCGAACAAAGATTTACATGGGATCGGGTCGCAAGAGATGTGCTAGACGTATGGAATAACAGGGGTATGTAA
- a CDS encoding DUF58 domain-containing protein yields MTTSSKRRWRLFQFLADFLADRFVLPSKRLLVAVLLGTPIAIVGFLLEIGYSLFFLYNGLLLIASVLDWVTIPKRRDLSIQRILPEQTDIGQSFSIELELANRSGQSVSYAIVDDLPLSFEEAGPVTGVMEQPLTNISFETRGKERGEYVFRWLYMRWHGKFGLWYRQSRFVCEQTIKVYPDLSAVRGYLASLQESLIVDGKKIMRRAKAGTEFHAIRDYVPDDDPRMINWSASARSRRLMTNQYRPEHGKVITILIDCGRLMGVELDNQTRLDRSLESALTLAAVALRQGDQVALLAYSHEIKTYIPPGRGLRHLHTLLEATYNLTSDFVEADPAKALEFLNRQQKRRSLIVLFSDMENYLVEDQLSNYLWRMRRSHLLLLLSLADPLLHEWSHIDTSNSSLAFTKAVAQRFQLDRRAFQQKMIGAGIQVLDIPADQLTLTVINTYLDIKSREAL; encoded by the coding sequence GTGACCACATCATCGAAGAGACGCTGGCGGCTATTCCAGTTCCTCGCTGATTTTTTGGCAGACCGTTTTGTCTTGCCATCCAAGCGACTGCTCGTGGCAGTTTTGCTGGGCACGCCCATCGCGATCGTCGGATTCCTACTGGAAATTGGCTATTCGCTCTTCTTTTTGTACAACGGCTTGCTCCTGATTGCTAGCGTCTTGGATTGGGTTACTATCCCCAAACGCCGGGACTTGTCGATCCAAAGAATCTTGCCTGAGCAGACGGATATCGGACAATCGTTTTCGATCGAGCTTGAGCTTGCCAATAGAAGCGGACAATCCGTATCGTACGCCATCGTGGATGATCTTCCGCTGTCATTTGAAGAAGCAGGACCAGTCACGGGTGTGATGGAACAACCCTTAACCAACATCAGTTTTGAAACAAGAGGAAAAGAACGCGGAGAGTACGTGTTCCGCTGGCTTTACATGCGGTGGCATGGCAAGTTCGGCTTGTGGTATCGCCAAAGCCGCTTTGTGTGCGAACAAACGATCAAGGTATACCCCGACCTTTCAGCCGTTCGAGGCTATTTGGCTTCGTTGCAGGAGAGTTTGATCGTCGACGGGAAAAAAATCATGCGCAGGGCGAAAGCGGGTACGGAATTCCATGCGATCCGCGATTACGTGCCTGACGATGATCCTCGGATGATTAACTGGTCCGCTTCAGCACGCTCCCGACGTCTGATGACGAATCAATATCGACCAGAGCATGGCAAGGTAATAACCATTCTGATCGATTGTGGCAGGTTGATGGGGGTCGAGCTGGATAACCAGACAAGACTGGATCGATCACTGGAATCTGCGCTCACATTAGCGGCTGTGGCATTGCGTCAAGGAGATCAGGTGGCGTTACTAGCCTATTCGCATGAGATCAAGACGTACATACCTCCAGGCAGAGGGCTGCGCCACTTGCACACTCTGTTGGAGGCGACCTACAACCTGACGAGTGATTTTGTAGAGGCTGATCCGGCGAAGGCACTTGAATTTTTGAATCGCCAGCAGAAGAGAAGGAGCTTGATCGTTCTTTTTTCTGATATGGAAAACTACCTCGTCGAAGATCAGTTGAGCAATTATTTGTGGCGGATGCGCCGTTCGCATTTGCTCTTGCTGCTGTCTTTGGCAGATCCGTTGCTGCATGAATGGAGTCATATAGACACGAGCAACAGTAGCTTGGCGTTTACGAAGGCGGTAGCTCAACGGTTCCAGCTCGATCGCAGGGCGTTTCAACAAAAAATGATCGGCGCGGGTATCCAGGTACTGGACATTCCGGCCGATCAATTAACGCTGACGGTTATCAATACTTACTTGGACATCAAATCAAGAGAAGCTTTGTGA
- a CDS encoding DUF4350 domain-containing protein has translation MDSLRTYRVGIVVATLLLVIVGWLIVKPAAEPLPPYLASSAQPSGIKAVLVLLEEKGKQVKEWRQPMRFLPTATGQAMLVVEPERLMPEEQIDILDWVSEGNDLILFHSRPEWEDLPFDTEYIRGKEKQERNIQGPLVQGSFMGKAETSLRFLEEDDMEPLLYDDQGILGGRTEVGDGSVTFFLVPEWLTNQKIDRLSHFEAIWPYVQGDWSVLWVDEYHHGLQEKPGFLAIYPGWLIAACIQLGILLLLYVWWRGKRFGPVYTLREWTVRRGDETLLAVSSWYERRGLAKDALRHRETYMRQLLYDRWGVHLRADRVEIVRYAKTRWTNQEVEKFAHLLERLEQAKNEGRYSPKSLLADSLLLDEITKRLEKE, from the coding sequence ATGGATAGTTTGCGCACTTATCGCGTCGGAATCGTTGTGGCTACCTTGTTGCTCGTTATCGTGGGCTGGTTGATCGTCAAGCCTGCAGCTGAGCCTCTCCCACCGTACTTGGCTTCATCTGCACAGCCGAGTGGAATTAAGGCGGTGCTAGTACTACTGGAGGAAAAAGGCAAGCAGGTAAAGGAATGGCGTCAGCCGATGCGTTTTTTACCGACAGCAACTGGGCAGGCCATGCTCGTGGTAGAGCCGGAAAGGCTGATGCCAGAGGAACAGATAGATATTCTGGACTGGGTCAGTGAAGGCAATGACCTGATTCTCTTTCACTCGAGACCAGAGTGGGAAGATCTTCCCTTTGATACGGAGTACATCCGAGGTAAAGAAAAGCAGGAGCGGAACATTCAGGGACCTCTCGTTCAGGGCAGCTTCATGGGCAAAGCGGAGACCTCATTGAGATTTTTAGAAGAGGACGACATGGAGCCACTTCTCTACGACGATCAAGGGATACTCGGAGGAAGAACAGAAGTGGGAGATGGCAGTGTCACGTTTTTTCTCGTACCGGAATGGCTAACCAATCAAAAAATTGATCGACTGTCCCACTTTGAAGCGATCTGGCCGTATGTACAAGGGGATTGGTCAGTTCTTTGGGTAGATGAATACCATCACGGCTTGCAGGAAAAACCAGGTTTTTTGGCGATCTACCCGGGGTGGCTCATAGCCGCTTGCATCCAACTCGGTATCCTGCTTTTGCTGTATGTGTGGTGGAGAGGAAAACGATTCGGACCAGTCTATACGCTTAGGGAATGGACGGTGCGACGTGGTGATGAGACGTTGCTTGCCGTGTCTAGCTGGTATGAGCGAAGAGGGCTGGCAAAGGATGCGTTGCGACATCGAGAAACGTACATGCGACAGCTGTTGTACGATCGATGGGGAGTGCACCTGCGAGCTGATCGTGTGGAAATCGTGCGATATGCCAAAACAAGATGGACAAATCAAGAGGTAGAGAAATTCGCTCATCTGCTGGAGCGACTGGAGCAGGCAAAAAACGAAGGGCGATACTCGCCGAAGAGCTTGCTTGCAGACAGTCTTTTGTTGGATGAGATTACGAAGCGTCTGGAGAAGGAGTGA
- a CDS encoding DUF4129 domain-containing protein: MISTSPWVDDKEHLQEILARDEFNLPQGSGENWIQRAMEFLIELIADLFEWTYIPTGAANTVSTLVLILAVLGLVGIIYWLFRRMIWEQKKHRPLFMDGEKIRSHADYLRDAKEKAARGEWREGERSLFLALLVYLQMKSWVRVEKWKTNWEYAEEIEANQPSLRDVFGSFAREFDAVWYGQALVDEGSFWQRVNELEGIWREEGQHG; the protein is encoded by the coding sequence ATGATTAGCACGAGTCCTTGGGTAGATGACAAGGAGCATTTACAAGAGATTCTAGCCAGAGACGAGTTTAATTTGCCCCAAGGCAGTGGAGAGAACTGGATTCAAAGAGCCATGGAGTTTTTGATCGAGTTGATCGCCGATCTTTTTGAGTGGACCTATATTCCAACTGGTGCGGCAAATACCGTATCGACACTCGTGCTCATCCTGGCAGTACTGGGACTGGTCGGCATCATTTACTGGTTGTTCCGCAGGATGATTTGGGAACAGAAGAAGCATCGACCGCTGTTTATGGACGGTGAAAAAATACGTTCTCATGCAGATTATTTGCGTGATGCGAAGGAAAAAGCAGCGCGAGGAGAATGGCGGGAAGGAGAACGCTCGTTGTTTTTGGCGTTGTTGGTTTATTTGCAAATGAAGTCGTGGGTTCGTGTGGAGAAATGGAAAACGAATTGGGAATACGCAGAAGAAATTGAGGCAAATCAGCCGAGCTTACGCGATGTGTTCGGCAGTTTCGCACGAGAATTCGACGCTGTTTGGTACGGGCAGGCACTTGTTGATGAAGGGTCATTCTGGCAGCGTGTGAACGAACTGGAAGGCATCTGGCGCGAGGAGGGACAGCATGGATAG
- a CDS encoding CotS family spore coat protein, giving the protein MEQYVIKPWDTREGNAETPANWDMTVPPEVDAIAEQVIKEYDMSVKSRTLITSKPDKGGAIWRIETDKGPRSLKVLHRTPERSLYSVAFQEYVVKQGARVPALIPARNGSLYVEKGGKLWIVTDWIALQPATKVDLVGAQELCYGLGEFHRHSKGYVPPAGAKNSSRLYRWPNHYQKIAKKIGWMREVAKAYSETPASKSILAVVDHYEQQAWAALEKLKASAYPKMIKMGEAHWGLVHQDYGWSNGQNGPGGLWVIDLDGVSYDLPFRDLRKLITSTMDDMGVWDVTWMRGMIEAYHKANPLDRESFEVLLNDMAVPNEFYKHLKEMFYDPEIFLSTEAEGILQRVLTGDKTKDAALAELAKDISKYEPGNYDQITEVVEPQRLASGIKEFIPVAVSTPTTESLVEEPKDKKSTKLKVSKDKESKVKVSKEKVSKVKESKDKESKVKESKVKEAASDKVATSLPTSRKTPVTREESQQKGAEAEQSSTTRRTRIAFSGNVPFTPSAPFVASEPQKLVRRNKKRGMISAVSKNSSKKSSKLQSKVKVPINVKAKSPQAKPASQAEKNKKGTVWTSKQQSRTVTSNKNKKVAKAAKLSRKLINNQLKKQRPNSKKTRGN; this is encoded by the coding sequence ATGGAACAATATGTGATTAAGCCATGGGATACCCGAGAAGGGAATGCGGAAACGCCGGCTAACTGGGATATGACGGTGCCACCGGAAGTAGATGCGATCGCAGAACAAGTGATCAAGGAGTATGACATGTCGGTAAAGAGTCGTACACTCATTACTTCCAAGCCAGACAAAGGCGGGGCTATTTGGCGCATCGAAACAGATAAAGGTCCGCGCAGCCTAAAGGTACTGCACCGTACACCTGAACGGAGTCTCTATAGTGTGGCTTTCCAAGAATACGTTGTCAAACAGGGGGCAAGGGTACCAGCACTGATTCCTGCCCGAAATGGAAGTCTTTATGTGGAAAAAGGCGGGAAACTATGGATTGTTACCGATTGGATTGCTTTGCAACCGGCAACAAAAGTAGATTTGGTAGGCGCGCAAGAGCTCTGCTACGGCCTTGGTGAATTCCATCGGCATTCGAAAGGCTATGTTCCGCCCGCAGGAGCCAAAAATTCTTCCCGTTTATATCGTTGGCCCAATCATTATCAAAAGATTGCCAAAAAAATCGGGTGGATGCGGGAAGTAGCAAAAGCCTACAGTGAAACACCGGCAAGTAAATCCATTTTGGCCGTCGTCGATCACTATGAACAGCAAGCATGGGCAGCCTTAGAGAAATTAAAAGCATCTGCCTATCCGAAAATGATCAAAATGGGAGAGGCTCACTGGGGATTGGTGCACCAAGATTATGGCTGGTCAAATGGTCAAAATGGTCCGGGAGGGCTTTGGGTCATCGACCTGGATGGCGTGTCGTATGATTTGCCGTTTCGGGATTTGCGCAAGCTCATCACCAGTACGATGGATGATATGGGCGTCTGGGATGTTACCTGGATGCGCGGTATGATCGAAGCCTATCATAAGGCAAACCCGCTGGATCGCGAATCGTTTGAGGTGCTCTTGAATGATATGGCAGTGCCAAACGAATTTTATAAGCACCTCAAAGAGATGTTTTATGATCCCGAAATCTTTCTGTCTACGGAAGCGGAAGGCATTCTGCAGCGAGTTTTGACGGGGGATAAGACGAAAGATGCGGCATTGGCAGAGCTCGCAAAAGACATCAGCAAATACGAACCGGGCAACTATGACCAAATAACGGAAGTGGTGGAACCGCAAAGGTTAGCATCCGGTATCAAGGAATTCATACCTGTTGCGGTATCCACTCCAACAACAGAGTCTTTGGTCGAGGAACCGAAAGACAAAAAATCTACTAAGCTCAAGGTGTCTAAGGATAAAGAGTCCAAGGTCAAGGTATCCAAGGAAAAAGTGTCTAAGGTGAAGGAATCCAAAGACAAAGAGTCTAAAGTCAAAGAGTCCAAAGTCAAGGAGGCTGCAAGCGATAAAGTAGCCACTTCACTTCCGACTTCCCGGAAGACGCCAGTAACACGGGAAGAAAGCCAGCAAAAAGGGGCAGAGGCAGAACAAAGTAGCACTACCCGCAGAACTCGAATTGCATTTTCGGGAAATGTTCCTTTTACGCCATCAGCGCCATTCGTTGCAAGTGAACCACAAAAACTCGTTCGTCGAAACAAAAAGCGGGGCATGATCTCCGCTGTGTCAAAAAACAGCAGCAAAAAGTCGAGTAAGCTTCAAAGTAAAGTAAAGGTCCCTATCAATGTAAAGGCCAAATCACCACAAGCAAAACCTGCAAGTCAAGCAGAGAAAAACAAAAAAGGAACTGTGTGGACATCTAAACAGCAGTCCCGTACCGTCACTTCCAACAAGAACAAGAAGGTTGCCAAGGCGGCGAAACTAAGCCGTAAACTCATCAACAATCAGTTGAAGAAGCAACGTCCAAATTCAAAGAAGACGAGAGGCAACTAA
- a CDS encoding ABC transporter ATP-binding protein → MNRTPIAPMGVGKLLDKSFSVYRQHFGAFFLLALIWFGPLLLLQQLLLVDLTRVPLLAQDTEGMDFAESLGARFAGQEEFMTQSLPMLLIFIFLVGPILLIIAYPQMISGSILLTKAALEGETLSLKDALKGALRRFWPLAGSTFLYGVIAFAVSTAFVIVYGLIFVMIAFAGGMTLETMFDPSDEGSIVLMIVLVLFGYLFLIAGMMLVPGFFLIRWGFYMPLVLFERDGIGIGESWNLTKGNFWRLFGIFVVLSVIYSMFSSGIQLVLTGVLGTSILAQMILVALTCLLSPWMAIVYALAYFDLRVRKDGTDLQELVSRQLATSAPVEPAAPTPAQEPGVTHD, encoded by the coding sequence ATGAATCGTACGCCGATTGCCCCCATGGGAGTGGGGAAGCTGTTGGACAAGAGCTTTTCAGTGTATCGCCAGCATTTTGGAGCATTCTTTTTGTTGGCTTTAATTTGGTTCGGTCCATTATTACTCCTGCAGCAACTGCTTCTGGTTGACCTTACCAGAGTGCCTTTGCTCGCACAAGATACAGAAGGTATGGACTTTGCAGAATCGTTAGGCGCAAGATTTGCCGGACAAGAAGAATTTATGACACAAAGCTTGCCTATGTTGCTCATATTCATATTCCTTGTCGGACCGATTCTTTTGATCATCGCCTATCCGCAAATGATTTCCGGTTCGATTTTACTGACGAAGGCTGCTCTCGAGGGAGAGACCTTGAGCTTAAAAGATGCCTTGAAGGGGGCACTTCGCCGATTTTGGCCGCTCGCGGGCAGTACTTTCCTATATGGAGTAATCGCATTTGCAGTGTCGACAGCATTTGTCATCGTATATGGATTGATTTTCGTTATGATCGCCTTCGCTGGTGGAATGACATTGGAAACTATGTTTGATCCGTCAGACGAAGGCAGTATTGTGCTTATGATCGTTCTGGTTTTATTTGGCTATTTATTCTTAATTGCCGGGATGATGCTCGTACCGGGCTTTTTCTTAATTCGTTGGGGTTTTTATATGCCGCTCGTTCTGTTCGAACGCGATGGTATCGGAATCGGTGAGAGCTGGAATTTGACAAAAGGAAACTTTTGGCGTTTATTCGGTATTTTTGTTGTTTTGAGTGTGATCTACTCGATGTTCTCTAGCGGCATACAATTAGTACTCACGGGCGTCTTAGGCACATCTATTCTGGCGCAAATGATTCTGGTTGCACTTACCTGCCTCTTGAGTCCTTGGATGGCCATTGTTTACGCCTTGGCTTACTTTGATCTTCGTGTGAGAAAAGACGGGACAGATTTACAAGAGCTCGTAAGCCGTCAGCTTGCCACATCTGCACCAGTAGAACCAGCAGCTCCTACCCCTGCACAAGAGCCGGGAGTTACACATGATTAG